Proteins encoded in a region of the Marinobacter arenosus genome:
- the tssE gene encoding type VI secretion system baseplate subunit TssE yields the protein MSPYDALQGMGGSLFERLEQAAEPSGQDIGEHSHVLESIKRHLVRLLNAHPGNSASAPDLGLLDFNDATLGTHDLNIQIRSAIRRCIENYEPRVRRVDVVPLPQQQDPLQLRFQVTVYLRTDSADDKTTIDLLLDDKRYYRVV from the coding sequence ATGAGTCCTTACGACGCTCTCCAGGGTATGGGCGGCAGCTTGTTCGAACGACTGGAGCAGGCTGCCGAACCCTCAGGGCAAGACATTGGCGAGCACAGCCATGTGCTGGAGTCTATCAAGCGCCATCTGGTTCGATTGCTCAATGCGCATCCCGGCAATAGCGCAAGTGCACCGGACCTCGGCTTGCTGGATTTCAACGATGCCACCCTTGGGACCCATGACCTCAATATCCAGATCCGGAGCGCTATTCGACGCTGCATAGAGAACTATGAGCCCAGGGTGCGGCGCGTCGATGTGGTGCCTTTGCCGCAGCAACAGGACCCGTTGCAGTTGCGTTTTCAGGTGACGGTCTATCTGAGAACGGATTCCGCGGACGATAAAACGACCATCGATCTGTTATTGGATGACAAGCGGTATTACCGCGTGGTTTAA
- the tssF gene encoding type VI secretion system baseplate subunit TssF: MKLNRFYRDELSFLRLQGREFAEAHPQLTRFLSEQSTDPDVERLLEGFAFLTGKLREKVEDEFPELTHSLLNMLWPNYLRPVPSCTIMRFDPQLHAISERQRVHRHTEIKSRPVGDAARQTQCRFRTCRPVDVFPMSVAGAHAEHSREVSSVTVDLALHTDQPLTELGLGTLRFYLGGDKHSAETLYLWLNHYLKRMELVVGDAIYNLPASLLQPVGFGSEEALLPYPKNAYPGYRILQEYLSFPEAFHFVDVRGLQARLPSVQADEISLRFHFNRILPPDTSVRTESLQLYCTPAVNLFSHEGEPVDLSGRQTEYRISPSGRSPDHYEVFSIEQVEGWLEGRSGRGEPRIYTPFESFQHEVERDRRRTALYYRMRARESVRGDGFDHYLSFVRGDESECLNRQEAVSLTLTCTNRQLPQQLAVGEVCMATESSPAFASFSNITRPTATLRPTLDGSLLWTLISNLSLNYLSMLDVDALRTVLRVYDFRALVDRQAQRVSQQRLAGIRQIETTPVDRMVRGLPVRGIRSVLDLDQSGFASEGDLFLFGTVLSQFFALYASINAFHQLDVVNVDNQERYTWTLQQGQQPLM, encoded by the coding sequence ATGAAGTTAAACCGATTCTACAGGGATGAGCTGTCCTTCCTGCGGCTGCAGGGGCGAGAATTTGCGGAGGCGCACCCTCAACTGACCCGATTTCTTTCGGAGCAGAGCACTGACCCGGACGTTGAGCGCCTGTTGGAAGGCTTCGCGTTCCTGACGGGCAAGCTTCGAGAAAAGGTTGAAGACGAGTTTCCCGAGCTCACGCATTCCCTGCTGAACATGTTGTGGCCAAACTATCTTCGCCCGGTGCCCAGTTGCACCATCATGCGATTTGATCCGCAGTTGCATGCAATCAGTGAGCGTCAGCGGGTGCATCGCCACACCGAAATCAAGAGTCGGCCAGTGGGCGACGCTGCGCGGCAGACCCAATGTCGGTTTCGAACCTGCCGTCCGGTGGATGTGTTTCCAATGAGCGTTGCAGGTGCGCACGCGGAGCATTCTCGGGAAGTGTCTTCGGTCACCGTGGATCTGGCGCTTCACACCGATCAGCCTCTGACGGAACTGGGTCTGGGCACTCTGCGTTTTTACCTGGGCGGTGATAAACACTCCGCAGAAACTCTGTACCTTTGGCTTAATCACTATCTTAAGCGAATGGAACTGGTTGTCGGAGATGCTATCTACAACCTTCCCGCATCGCTGCTTCAACCAGTGGGATTCGGCTCCGAAGAGGCGTTGCTTCCCTACCCGAAAAACGCCTATCCGGGATATCGGATACTGCAGGAGTACCTGAGTTTTCCGGAAGCCTTCCATTTTGTGGATGTTCGGGGCCTTCAGGCCCGTTTGCCATCGGTTCAGGCGGACGAAATCAGCCTGCGTTTTCATTTCAATCGGATACTGCCACCCGACACCAGCGTCCGAACCGAAAGTCTTCAGCTGTACTGCACGCCCGCTGTCAATCTCTTCAGCCACGAAGGTGAACCGGTCGACTTGAGTGGGCGTCAGACCGAGTACCGCATCTCGCCCTCGGGCCGTTCGCCGGACCACTATGAGGTCTTCAGTATTGAGCAGGTAGAGGGCTGGCTGGAAGGTCGGTCCGGACGAGGTGAACCTCGCATCTATACGCCCTTCGAGAGCTTTCAGCATGAGGTGGAACGCGATCGTCGGCGGACCGCCCTGTATTACCGGATGCGGGCTCGCGAGAGTGTTCGGGGAGACGGCTTCGATCATTACCTCTCATTCGTGCGTGGTGATGAGTCTGAGTGCCTGAATCGTCAGGAGGCAGTGTCGCTGACCCTGACGTGTACCAACCGCCAACTGCCCCAGCAATTGGCGGTTGGCGAGGTTTGCATGGCCACGGAGAGTTCACCGGCATTTGCTTCGTTCAGCAATATCACCCGGCCGACGGCAACGCTGCGCCCGACGCTGGATGGCAGTCTCCTGTGGACCCTGATTTCAAATCTGTCGCTCAATTATCTGTCCATGCTCGATGTTGATGCGCTGCGTACGGTGTTACGAGTGTACGACTTCAGGGCATTGGTTGATCGACAGGCCCAAAGGGTGTCCCAGCAACGGCTTGCGGGTATCCGACAAATTGAAACCACGCCGGTAGACCGCATGGTGCGAGGATTACCGGTTCGGGGCATTCGGTCAGTGCTGGACCTTGATCAGAGTGGGTTTGCCTCAGAGGGCGACCTTTTCCTGTTCGGCACGGTGCTGAGCCAGTTTTTTGCGCTGTACGCGAGCATTAACGCGTTTCACCAACTGGATGTGGTGAACGTCGACAATCAGGAACGGTACACATGGACGTTACAGCAAGGTCAGCAGCCGCTGATGTAG
- the tssB gene encoding type VI secretion system contractile sheath small subunit, producing MSSKDGSVAPKERINIKYVPATGDQQAETELPLKMFVVGDFKGHAEETPIEDRKAISVDKNNFRSVMKEADLSLSTTVSNQLDESADDLPVNLNIQTLEDFSPDSIARQVPELQKLVDLREALVALKGPLGNVPSFRSKLQELLDNEQAREKLLAELELATGE from the coding sequence ATGTCATCGAAAGACGGTTCCGTCGCGCCTAAAGAGCGCATCAATATCAAGTATGTTCCAGCCACCGGGGATCAGCAGGCCGAAACCGAGCTTCCGCTGAAAATGTTCGTCGTTGGTGATTTCAAGGGGCATGCTGAAGAAACCCCCATCGAAGATAGAAAGGCGATTTCAGTCGACAAGAACAACTTCCGTTCTGTCATGAAAGAAGCTGATCTGAGCCTCTCCACCACCGTCTCCAATCAACTGGATGAAAGCGCCGATGACTTACCGGTGAACCTCAACATCCAGACTCTCGAAGACTTCTCCCCCGATAGCATTGCCCGTCAGGTTCCGGAACTTCAGAAACTGGTTGACCTGCGTGAGGCCCTGGTAGCCCTCAAAGGCCCCCTGGGTAACGTGCCATCGTTCCGCTCGAAACTGCAGGAGCTGCTGGACAACGAGCAGGCCCGGGAGAAGTTGTTGGCTGAATTGGAACTGGCCACCGGCGAGTAA
- the tssC gene encoding type VI secretion system contractile sheath large subunit: protein MSDTAVQQSAASETVSEGSLLDQVMANSRMAPADEGYDVARKGVATFISNLLKSDEKGQPVNKALVDQMVVELDRKISAQMDEILHAPQLQELESSWRGLKLMVDRTDFRENIKVDILHVTKAELLEDFEFAPDVTQTGFYKHIYATEYGQFGGEPVGAVIGNYAFTPSTPDMKLLQYVSSVGAMAHAPFLSSVAPSFFGVDSYQELPAIKELKAVFEGPKYAKWRSLRESEDARYLGLTSPRFLLRVPYDPTENPVRSFNYKEDVSADHEHYLWGNTAYLLATRLTESFAKYRWCPNIIGPQSGGSVEDLPVHLFESFGQLESKIPTEVLITDRREYEMADEGFIALTMRKGSDNAAFFSANSVQKPKQFPNTKEGKEAETNYKLGTQLPYMMIVNRLAHYIKVLQREQIGSWKERQDLERELNTWIRQYVADQENPPADVRSRRPLRAAQVTVSDVEGDPGWYQVSLAVRPHFKYMGANFELSLVGRLDKD from the coding sequence ATGTCTGATACTGCTGTGCAGCAATCTGCTGCCTCCGAAACCGTTTCAGAAGGGTCCTTGCTGGATCAGGTCATGGCAAATAGCCGGATGGCACCTGCCGATGAAGGCTACGATGTGGCGCGAAAGGGTGTGGCTACGTTTATCTCCAACTTGCTGAAAAGTGATGAGAAGGGTCAGCCCGTCAACAAGGCTCTGGTCGACCAGATGGTCGTGGAGCTGGATCGCAAGATCAGCGCTCAGATGGATGAGATTCTGCACGCGCCACAACTACAGGAGCTGGAATCCTCCTGGCGTGGCCTGAAGCTCATGGTGGACCGCACCGATTTCCGCGAAAACATCAAGGTGGACATCCTGCATGTTACCAAAGCCGAGCTTCTCGAGGATTTCGAGTTCGCCCCGGATGTCACTCAGACGGGCTTCTACAAGCACATTTACGCCACCGAGTATGGTCAGTTCGGTGGGGAGCCCGTCGGAGCCGTTATCGGAAACTACGCCTTCACGCCCTCCACACCGGACATGAAGCTTTTGCAGTACGTTTCTTCGGTTGGGGCGATGGCTCATGCGCCGTTCCTGTCTTCCGTGGCCCCGTCTTTCTTCGGCGTTGACAGCTACCAGGAGTTGCCGGCAATCAAGGAATTGAAGGCCGTATTCGAGGGCCCGAAATACGCCAAATGGCGTTCACTGCGGGAGTCTGAGGACGCCCGGTACCTTGGTTTGACCTCGCCCCGGTTCCTGTTGAGGGTTCCCTACGATCCGACGGAGAATCCGGTGCGCAGCTTTAATTACAAGGAGGATGTATCCGCTGACCATGAGCATTACCTGTGGGGCAACACAGCTTATCTGCTGGCCACCCGCCTGACCGAAAGTTTTGCCAAGTATCGTTGGTGCCCGAATATTATCGGCCCGCAAAGCGGAGGCTCGGTGGAAGACCTGCCTGTACACCTTTTTGAATCCTTTGGTCAGCTTGAATCCAAGATTCCCACAGAGGTGTTGATCACCGACCGGCGTGAGTACGAAATGGCGGACGAAGGGTTCATCGCTCTCACCATGCGGAAGGGCAGCGACAATGCTGCCTTCTTCTCTGCAAACTCGGTGCAGAAGCCGAAGCAGTTCCCTAACACGAAGGAAGGCAAGGAAGCTGAGACCAATTACAAGCTGGGTACCCAGCTTCCCTACATGATGATCGTCAACCGGCTTGCGCATTACATCAAGGTACTTCAGCGAGAACAGATCGGCTCCTGGAAGGAACGTCAGGATCTGGAGCGAGAGCTGAACACCTGGATTCGCCAGTATGTTGCCGATCAGGAAAATCCGCCGGCGGACGTTCGCAGCCGCCGTCCACTGCGTGCGGCTCAGGTGACGGTATCTGACGTTGAGGGTGACCCCGGCTGGTATCAGGTTTCCCTCGCGGTTCGCCCCCATTTCAAGTACATGGGAGCGAACTTCGAGTTGTCCCTCGTGGGCCGCCTGGACAAGGACTAA